One Hymenobacter volaticus genomic region harbors:
- a CDS encoding SBBP repeat-containing protein: MNTSRDYTTVKYSPTGQQQWVARYNGPGNSSDQAREVALDGAGNVLVTGNVSVTVPGGVSGSATVKYSASGQQLWAAFYAGARRTR, translated from the coding sequence GTGAACACCAGCCGGGACTACACGACGGTCAAGTACTCGCCGACCGGGCAGCAGCAGTGGGTGGCCCGCTACAACGGGCCCGGCAACAGCTCGGATCAGGCGCGGGAAGTAGCGCTGGACGGGGCGGGCAACGTGCTGGTGACCGGCAACGTGTCGGTGACTGTACCCGGCGGGGTGAGCGGCTCGGCCACGGTGAAGTATTCGGCCAGCGGCCAGCAGCTCTGGGCCGCCTTTTACGCCGGGGCTCGACGTACGCGCTGA
- a CDS encoding DinB family protein — MSALLDEFSTLRARSLTRLYAIQFTPADMSKTGLHPALGEVTLSQLVATWVVHDLNHLSQIARIMATQYQAAVGPWVEYLGILRR; from the coding sequence TTGTCGGCACTGCTGGACGAGTTCAGCACCCTGCGCGCGCGCAGCCTAACGCGCCTGTACGCTATTCAGTTTACGCCTGCAGATATGTCCAAAACCGGCTTGCACCCGGCACTTGGTGAAGTCACCTTATCCCAGTTAGTAGCCACGTGGGTGGTGCACGACCTAAACCACCTAAGTCAGATTGCCCGGATCATGGCCACTCAGTACCAAGCTGCGGTTGGCCCCTGGGTGGAGTATTTAGGCATCTTACGCCGATAA